Genomic window (Maridesulfovibrio ferrireducens):
GCAATGTAAAGCTTAAGGGCTTTATTTACTTGATAACACGACTCCCTATCATGTTCAAATTTATTGTCAATAAAAAACTATAAAAAATAACTGAATAGTGTTTTGAGATCAATTTGTCGGTAGAAATTGTGTAAAATTAAAAAATGTAGAAATAATTATGGATATTCACGATAGGGTGAAGCTTTTAAGATTCAGCAAGATCTAAATGAAAAAATGGGTAAGTTTGAGCAGATTAGAAATGGTTTTGAGTCGAAGTCTAAGAAAAATATTAATAATAAAAAATTGAAGGAATATTCTTTTAATCAGTTTGTTTGTCTGTTAAAAATCAGTCTCTTAATTCAGGACATATTATTATAGATAAGAGTTCTGTTTAATTTATCACGGAATATATTAACGGTTAACTAAGTAAAATATTCCTTTCAGCAGAAGGACATATGATGGATTGGTGGGGAACACTTCCGGTTTTTTGGCAAGGCTTTATTGTTGGCGGCGTGGTTGTCCCGCTTTCTATTGTGTTAATTGAGATTGTTGTAAAAATGGTCTTGTCCCGGAAAGTCATACTGAAATAAGGTTATAGCTTCTAATCTTATCTTTCTAAATAAAGCTGTTAAGGATTTACGTTGTTAATGCACCGTGAACCCTTTTTTTATAAGTTATAATTGCGAATTTTAATTGAGTTTAAAAAAGTTTTTAAAAATAACCCCGAAATTCATTGACAATGAAAGTCAATATCAATACATTGTGCTCGTTGAGTGTGTCGATGAAAACAAATTATTAGATTGAAATAAGATATTAGATTTGAAAGGAGTCAGTTATGTGTAGTTTCAGCAATGCTTGGAAATTGAACAGGGAAGGAATGGCCGCTTGTAATGAAGGAGATTTTGAAAAAGCTGAGGATAGTCTTCTAGAGGCTATCAGGTTGGCTTCATGTAAATCTCGTAAAATTCACCGGGCAACAATGTTTAACAATTTATCAGTAATATATCAGATGAGTGGTAGAATAAACGATGCCGTACAAGCTTATAGTTCTGCGATCAGTTACTTAAATCCAGAACATAAAGGTCAAGCCGCGTTGATTGCCAGAATGAAAGGTAAGCTTGAATCTCTGAAAGATATTGCAGCGTAACAATAGCCTATTCTATTTTTAATAAACCGGAAAATCTGAGAGGGTTTTCCGGTTTATTTTTTTTTACAAAATCAATTATCCATATATTTTAGTCTAATTTATAAAGGAATCCTTAACAGGGCTTGACTTTGTGTGGAAACTGCCTAAATAATCCCAGTTCTTTTGCTATATATTGTGAAAGGGTTCACTTGCCTTTTTTATAGCATTGCTTACGTACACAACCGTCGTATTTTCGAGCACGGCGAATATATTTTAGAAGGAGTACTTAAAATGGAATTTAATATTGAAGAGACATCCCCGGTAGAAAGAGCTGTTAAAGTTGTTGTTCCAGCAGAAGAAGTTGGCGCAGCCCTTGATGCGACTATCGCTTTGTATAAAGTTCAGACACCTATTAAAGGATTCAGAAAGGGCAAGGTCCCTGCTTCTGTCGTTCAGTCTAAGTACAAAAAACAGATTGTAACCGAAGCAACAACTGATCTGATTAACTACCAGATCAATGAAATTCTTAATGGTCAGTCTATCGTGCCTGTTTCCAAAATTGATGTTGATGCAGCTGAACTTGTTAGAGGCGAAGACTTCAATTACACTATTTCATTTGAAATTGTTCCTGAATTTGATACCCCTGTATACCTTGGCCTTGCTGTTGAAGAAGAACGTGCTGAAGTTGCTGAAAGTGAACTGAAAGACGTTGAAACAAGACTTCTCCAGAATATGGCTACTATTGCACCTATCGAGGATGATCGTCCTGCAAAAGACGGCGAACTTGCTTCTGTCACTTTCTCTGCTGAAATGGACGGACAGCCTATTCCCGGTGTTCAGGCTGACAACTTCGACCTTCCCATCGGTGAAGGGCATTCTTTGAAAGAATTTGAAGAGTACGTAAAGACTCTTAAGTCCGGCGAATCCGGACAGACTGATATTACTTTCCCTGATGATTTCATCAACGCTGAATTGGCAGGTAAGACAGCAACTATGAAAGTTACTGTTCATGCAATTAAAGAGCGTAAAATGCCTGAATTGACTGATGAGATTGTTAAGCAGATCGGCGGTTTTGAATCCGTTGATAAAATGCGTGAAATCATTAAACAGTCCTACACTGCTAACCGTAAACAGCTTTGCAAGAGCACCGCTCTGACCAAACTGATCAGTAGCATTGTTAAGGATCTTGACTTCCCGCTTCCTCCTTCTCTTCTTGCCGACCGCACAGACCGTATGGTTGCTGACGTTATTACCCGCGCTGAACGTTCAGGACGCAGCTTTGAATCTATTGGTAAGAGCATGGAAGAACTTCGCGCAGAACAGGCTACTCTTGCAGAAGAAAGTGTCCGCACTGAAATCTTCCTTCTTACTGTTTCCAACCGTGAAGAACTCACCGTTGAACCTCAGGAAGTTGAGGGAGCTCTTCAGCAGATCGCTCAGCAGACACGTCAGGACTTAAATTCTGTCAAGTCTTACTATGAAGAAAACAATCTTCTTATGCCTCTGAAAGATAGACTTCTTGCTGATAAAGCTGCTGAGTTCATCTACGAAAATGCAAGTGTTACTGAAGTAGAGCCTGAAACAAAGGGTGACAAGTAACACTTACGTTTTGCTATAGACAAAAAATGGCGGCACGGTTTACAAAAACGTGCCGCCTTTTTTCTTTATCCGGGAAAAAGGTTGTCTATGATCGTATATCTCGTTAACTACTGAAATTAGAAAGGGCTGAAATCGGTTTTGTTCCGATTTATACTTGTACTTGGGCTTTCAAATGATTAGAATATTTTTTTGGTAAAATGGCCCTTATGAAGGGTGGTTGAATTCATAATTGTGAGAATTTTACCCTTCTTAATTATATTACATTTCTTCTCCCGGGAGATATTGATGTCTGGAACTATACCTATTGTTATTGAAACTACCGGACGCTCTGAACGCGCTTACGATATTTACTCACGCCTTCTAAAAGATCGAATTATAGTACTTGGAAGCGCGATTGATGATCATGTTGCAAGTGTTATTTGCGCACAGTTACTTTTTCTGGAATCGGAAGATCCTGAAAAAGAAATTTATATGTACATCAATTCCCCCGGCGGGTCCGTAACTGCCGGTTTGGCAATTTATGATACCATGCAATACATTTCAGCACCTGTGGCAACCCTTTGTATGGGCCAGGCTGCAAGCATGGGCGCATTTCTTTTATGTGCCGGAGAGAAAGGAAGCCGCTATTCTCTGCCGAACAGTCGTATCCTTATTCATCAGCCTTTGGGCGGTGCACAGGGACAGGCTACTGATATTGAAATTCAGGCGAAAGAGATTCTTAGACTAAAGGCGAACCTGAATGCCATCATGGCTGAGAACACAGGAAAGAGCCTTGATGAAATTCAGAAAGATACGGATCGCGACTTTTTCATGTCAGCCGAAGAGGCCATTGAGTATGGTCTTATTGATAAAGTTCTAACTTCGCGTGGCAAACTTGAAGCCAAGGAAGGTTAATTCCTGATGAGTAAAGATAAAAAAGGTTCAGGACAGGACCTTCATTGCTCCTTTTGTTCTAAATCTCAGGATGAGGTTCAGAGACTGATTGCCGGACCTGATGTTTATATCTGTGATGAATGTGTTCAACTTTGTAATGACATCATGGCACAGGAAGCGGTTAGCGAGGAGTTTGATGCAGGAAATCTGCTGTCTCCTCAAGAAATTAAAGAATTGCTTGATGAATATGTTATCGGAC
Coding sequences:
- a CDS encoding tetratricopeptide repeat protein, giving the protein MCSFSNAWKLNREGMAACNEGDFEKAEDSLLEAIRLASCKSRKIHRATMFNNLSVIYQMSGRINDAVQAYSSAISYLNPEHKGQAALIARMKGKLESLKDIAA
- the tig gene encoding trigger factor, whose product is MEFNIEETSPVERAVKVVVPAEEVGAALDATIALYKVQTPIKGFRKGKVPASVVQSKYKKQIVTEATTDLINYQINEILNGQSIVPVSKIDVDAAELVRGEDFNYTISFEIVPEFDTPVYLGLAVEEERAEVAESELKDVETRLLQNMATIAPIEDDRPAKDGELASVTFSAEMDGQPIPGVQADNFDLPIGEGHSLKEFEEYVKTLKSGESGQTDITFPDDFINAELAGKTATMKVTVHAIKERKMPELTDEIVKQIGGFESVDKMREIIKQSYTANRKQLCKSTALTKLISSIVKDLDFPLPPSLLADRTDRMVADVITRAERSGRSFESIGKSMEELRAEQATLAEESVRTEIFLLTVSNREELTVEPQEVEGALQQIAQQTRQDLNSVKSYYEENNLLMPLKDRLLADKAAEFIYENASVTEVEPETKGDK
- the clpP gene encoding ATP-dependent Clp endopeptidase proteolytic subunit ClpP, whose product is MSGTIPIVIETTGRSERAYDIYSRLLKDRIIVLGSAIDDHVASVICAQLLFLESEDPEKEIYMYINSPGGSVTAGLAIYDTMQYISAPVATLCMGQAASMGAFLLCAGEKGSRYSLPNSRILIHQPLGGAQGQATDIEIQAKEILRLKANLNAIMAENTGKSLDEIQKDTDRDFFMSAEEAIEYGLIDKVLTSRGKLEAKEG